GATAAAGTTTCCGTCCTTGTCGCCAGGGCGATGCGGAAACATTGTTGTCAGGACGAGAATATTGAGAGCGTCGCTCATAAGCAGTTGGCGCCGCCCTTCACAGACTTGCAGCCAAAAAGCTGTCCACGTTGACCGCTACGGGAGCGTTCTCGCGCAGACTGTCGTTGATCGCAAATGTGGCGAGCGTGCCCGCCACGATGTCGCGGAATGCGATCGGCGACACGCCACCTTTGCAGGCGGAAGCGAAAGCCTGCCATTCTCCCTGATGTCCTTTGTCTTGCCGGAGTCGTGATTTGATCGACTTGCTGCGCCCGTCGCGAACGAGTTCGAGTTGGCGGAAGTCGTCGAGCACGGCGACGCGGTTACGACCCATGACTTCGACGCGCTCCTTGCTGAACACCCTGTCACCTGTGGAAACGTAGTTCACGGTGCCGAGCGAGCCGTTGGCAAACCGGATGGTAACCGCAACATTGTCAGGCGGTGTTCCGGTTGTCGGCAATGCACTGGCGAAGACCGAGACTGGCTCCGAACCGGTGACGAACATCAGGAAGTCTACAAAATGGCAGACCTCGCCGATGATGCGCCCGCCTCCGTGCACGGGATCGTGAACCCAATGCGTTGCCGGAATGGCTCCGGCGTTTACGCGATAGTGTGCAACGATGGGCTCGCGACCGTCGGAGAAGAAGCGCTTCAGTTCAACAGCCATAGGGGCGAAACGCCTGTTGTATCCGACCATGAGCAGCGAACCGTTCGCCTCCGCAGCGGTGTGCGCGATGGACACAAGCTGGTCTCGATCGAGACAGAGCGGTTTTTCGCAGAATACGTGTTTGCCGGCGCGCAGCGCTGCTTGAACCTGCTGCGCGTGCAGACCGTGCCGTGTGGCAATGACCATGAGATCGACCTTGGGATCGGCAAGAAGTTCCGCCTCGTCGGTGGCGCAGTAGCGGAAGCCGAAACGCGAGGCGACGTGATGGCCAGTGCCCCCAGTTGCCGTGCAGACACCTGCGAACTCTACGCCAGCCACCTTCTTCATGGCCGGAAGGAGAATCTGTGTGGCGAAAAGGCCAGCGCCGAGCATCCCTACGCGCACAGCCCCGGACTTCCCTGCCATCGCGGCGACAGCGATTGGCAAGTCCTGGCGGCGCGAGATCGCAACATTGCCGGGGTAGCTGATGAGCACACCCATGAAGCGCTCTGGAAGTTTGCCGGTGATGAGGTCGTAGGCTGTGGTGGCCTGGTCGATGCCGTAGCGGTGAGTGATGAGCGAATCCACTCTGACTCTGCCAGCCGCGACAAGCGCGAGGAAGGCCTGCATGTTACGCGACTCGGTCCAGCGCACGTAAGAGATTGGGTAGTCGTGCCCCTTCTCTTCGTACTCGGCATCGTAGCGGCCCGGCCCGTATGAGCGCGAAATGCGGAAATCGAGTTCCTTCTCGTAGTAAGTCTTGCGGGGCAGGTGCGTGCCGATGGCGCCGACGGCAACCACGATTGCACGTGAGCGCGCGATGTCACCCGCTAGTTCGACAGGTCCGTTGCTGGAACTCGCTGCGGTGATAATTACTGAGTCCGCGCCTACTCCACGGGTGCGCTCCGAGACGAGCGCCTCAAACTGCGATGCGCTTGTGGCGGTTGCATCCGCGCCGCACTGTTTGGCAAGGTCGCAGCGTTCAGCATCGAGGTCAATGCCGACAACATCGCATCCGGCGGCCTTCAACATCTGGACGGTAAGGAGTCCGATGAGTCCCAGGCCGATGACAGCTACGGTTTCGCCGAGGTTGACTTCCGCCAAACGGATGCCGTGCATCGCGATCGCGCCGATAGTGGTGAAGGCTGCCGCTTCGAAGCTGACGTTTCCATCGGGTATGGGAGTGACGAGCAGGCGCGGCACGGAGAGAATTTCCGCGTGACTGGCGTGGTCCATGCCTGAGCAGGCGACGCGATCTCCCACTCTGATGTCGCTGAGGCCTTCGCCGACGGCGATCACGGTTCCGGCGCTGCTGTATCCAAGGCTGATCGGTTTGTCGAGGCGGCTGCGCACGGCATCCAGCGTGGTAAGCAGACCGTCGCGCCGAGCTTTGTCGAGCACCTGTCGAACGAGGTCGGGGCGAGCCTTTGCTTTCTGGAGCAGATTCATTTCGGCGAACTCGATAACAATGCGCTCTGTTCCCGCCGAGACTAGCGAAGCCGCATTGGCGACGAGGACGTGTCCGGGAACGAGAGCGGGGGCCGGGACTTCAACGATGGTGCTCTGCCCTGTCCGGGCCGATTGGAACATCTGCTTCATAACGAGTCACGCCTTGCAGCAAGTAAGTTGCTGCACCATCTTAAGGTTCGAGCCTCGTCAATGAAAGCCTGCATTCGTAATTCGCACACGATGGAATCGAACGAGCGTGTCAATGGGAGCGCACGGAACCGGCGTTCGCAGTTGCCGGCGCAGATTCTCTAATCGCTTCGTGCTGCACCGGGCGAAGTTTATCCAGATGCTGCGCTTCCCAGCACTTGATGACTTTGAAGTATTCGAAGATGCCGTGCATGGCGCAGAAGACAAAGCCCATCCTTCCATCAAGAAAGCCGAGGCAGAAGAAGTACATGTACACAAAATAGAGGAGGCCGCGGCCGGGCAGATGACGCCACACGTTCTCCTTGAGATAGCGGCGGCGTTCGGGCTGGCTGCCGAACAACCGTGGCCGTATGCGCGACTCGCTACTTTCTCCGCGCTCGATCTGCTCATACGCGATTGCATTGAGCGAAGCGTAATGATTGTGCTTCGCGATCCACCACGTCATGTCATGCAGGTCACGGTGGATCATCTCCGCTTGGCAGAAGCCGGTTCGACCGTTCAGAAGGATATGTTCATCCACCGGGCGGCTTTCGTAACGCCCCAGAGCGTGCCGGAATAGGCGCAGGTTCCAACTCGGATACCACCCACAGTGTTTGATCCACTTGTCATAGAAGATGAAGCGCCGGTTGATGTAGAAGCCATCGCACCCGTTGCCGTCCTGTGCGATGAGTGAGGCGATCTCGTCGCGAAGCTCGGGCGTGACGTACTCATCAGCGTCGAGGATGAGCAGCCATTCGTTCCTGAACGGCAGAGTGTCCATGGCCCAGTTCTTCTGATCGGCGTAGCCGTCGAACTTGTGCTCGACGACGGTCGCGCCCATCGCGCGGGCGATCTCAACAGTGCGATCAGTGCTGAATGAATCAACGACGAAAACCTGGTCGGCCCAGCCCATGATGCTGCCGAGGCACTGTGACAAGTTGACCTCTTCATTAAAGGTCGGCACCAGTACGGTTAGGCGGGCAGTCATCGGCCCACCTTTGCGGCGTGTGCTGCATTCGACGGTGTCGACGGCGAGGTCCGGACCAAAGCACGTTCGAACAAACCGATGTTCGCCTGCAGGGTGGCGCTGCTGGTCATGACCGTGCGTCCGAACTCGGCTGCACGCGCAGACAGTCGCTGATAGTCGCCAACGTCCATGTCGATACAGTATTGCAAAACTGTTCTCCACTGATCAGGGTCATCGAGCGGAATATCCCATCCGAAGCCTTGCTGCGCGAGGTGTCGCCATTGAGTGCGGTCACTGATGATGACCGGGCATCCGGCGGAAGCGCCGTCGATGATGACATGTCCGTAGTTCTCGCCCAATGTCGGCAAGATGAAGAACTCACGCGCGGCAAGTTCGGCGAGAACCTGTTGAGGCTCCATGCTGCCGTGGTATCGGACGACGATGTTGGGTGGCAACTCGCGGATTTTCTGCTCACACTCCGCCCAGAGAACCTTGTCTTCAAGCGGGCCGAAGATGTCGAAGGTGACCTGGCCGCGAAGATCCTTCAATCGGTCAAGCGTGAATGGCAGATTTTTCATTCGCGCGATGCGCGATACCGTAACGAATGACGCATGGCCACTGCGCTTGCGGCGCTCACCGGCAATAGCCTGGTATCCGCACGCAAGATCGGGCGCTACGTGAATTGCCGAGTCCGCGACGCCGTTCTGTGAAATCAGGCGCTGCGTGTCAGCCTCTTCGCGGGACGACGATGCCTGCCACAGCAGACGATTGTAGAGACCGAGTTTGCTGGCAACTGCGATGTAAGTACGCTTCTTCAAACTCTTCAGTCCGAGTGCACCGGGCGCGAGATCGCCTCGGGTGGCGAGCACAACCGGTACACGACCGAGCAAACCGAAGCGGCGCAGCAGCAGGGCTTTCATGGAGGACGCAGAAAAGTATCCGTTCAGATAGACGACGTCAGGCTTGACGTTGGCAACGGCCTGGCGCAGCGCGCTTAAGCTGATGGTCGAAACATAGAATACCTTCGCTTTTCCAACCTGGTTCCACTGATCTGTGATGACTGTGGAGTAGGGCTTTAAATTGCCGGAGTCGCTGTTCAGTGTGACGATAAAGAAATCGTAATGCGGTGCGAGCAATTCGACCATCGACGAAATGGTTCGAACGGGCCCGCCGGATTTAAAGCCTGGCAGATAGCGTCCGAGAAACACGAGTAGCCGGGGCTTCATCGCTGATGTCTCGGGTTGATGTTCCCGGTCGAGGGCTGAAACGTTTCGCCCGCTCATAGCAGCCGAAACCCCATCGGCGGACGCTCGATGAGAGTGCCGCCGAGCTTCTTCTTGAATTTGTAAACGCCGGGATTGTTCTTCTGGTCAGCGCCTTCCAGATCGTAGAAGCGCACGCCGGAGGCGCGCATTCGCTTCATGATCTCCCATTGCATCGCTTCGCCAGCCCCAAGGTTCCGCAACTCATAATCGAATGCGGCCCACATGTAATGCGCCGTACAACCAACGCGCAACACCAATGAGCTTCCCGCAACTTTGCCGTGCACATCGGCCTGGAAACAGTGAGCGGCGACATCCGCTTGCTCCGGCGTGCGAAACGTCTTCCACACAGATCGAATGAGTGCAGCTCCGCCATACGGCCGAAACTGTTTACGCTGCGCGAGCGCTGCGTACAAATCGATCAGCGGCTCCACAGCATCGTCACTGGAGTCCTCTACGATGACACCTGCTTCCCGATTGAACCTGTTCATTCCCTTGTTGCGCAGCAATCGCTCGGTCGCATCAAGCGATGCATCGAGATCGACGACAAACGTGAAGTCCCGCTGAGCAGGAATACGGCGCAGCAGACTGGGCCTGTTTGCCAACTCAAGCGAATAGGGTTGCACCACGATCGCACGGCAGGCTCGAAGCCTGAATTCCCTACCAAGTATTTTGATGGCCTTAGCTGCCAAATACTTGTCTTCATAGATAGGTCCGCGGGGCACCCACGCGATATTGATTGGCAGCCATGCTCTCGACTTCAAGAATGTCTGGGCCAAAAGGATGGGAGCGTCGCAGGCCATGACGCACCAGCGCTCCACGCGTTCACCAACAATTTGTTTTGCCTCTCCCCACTGCCACGTTTGCATGGGATGAGGAGTGCTGAATGCACGGAGGAGTTCATTCCAATGTGCTTCGTCGAGCACCTGAATCGCCCGAAGTGACTGTGTCTGGGCGATGGCCCTGGCTGAAGACATTTGACGTGAGTATGTAAAAAGCATTTCAGTGTGCCATGCAATTGCTGCATGGCGCTAGCTTTTCCTCCAGCGGCGGATGCGTTGAATGTATCCAAGGTAATCGAAATCGCCGGTCACGACGGAGATGAAATCCTGCAACTCGTATTCGGGCGAAACGCCTGCGCGAGGTATCTCCAGCGGGTTGCTGTTGGTGCCGGCCAGAATTCGATCGTGGATGGCGATGACGGCGCTGCGGTATCCGGCTCGGCGCACGGCGCTCGTGGCAGCTTGATTGTATCTACCCCAAGGGTAGGCGAAGCTGGTGCATTCGGTCCCCAACCGCTGCTCGATTTCGAGCTTCGACTTTCGTAGCTCATCGTCGGCCTCGGTGCGAGATAGAGACGTGAGATCTCTGTGTGCGGTGAGGTGAGAACCAACGGCAATGCCATTGGCGATCATCTCTTTAACTTGATCCCAGGTGAGCATGCTGTCGTCAGGATAAAGACCGGCGAAAGAGTCGAGCGACAGCGACGAAGTTGCTCCAATTGCGGCGGTAGTGAGATACACCGTGGCGGAGAAACGATGCTCGCGAAGTACCGGGTACGCGCCCTTGTAGACTCCGGCGTAGCCATCGTCAAAGGTGATGGCGCAGGAGATGCCCGAGGGAGATGCAGGCCAGTCGCCGGCGATCAGGCGCTCAAGATCAATGACGGCAACATTCGCATGCAGCCATGCCATCTGTTCCCGGAACTTTGCCGCGGGAAGAGCGCGCGGAGTGGTTCCGACCGTGTGATAGAGCAGGACGATGCCATAACGGGCACTACCTTGAAACGAGCGCAGCGCGTGCACCAAGCGCCCCAGTTGACGCTTGCGCGGAAGCGAATTCGACATTTCTTCTCTCGACGTATTGATTCAGAGCGCCGCAACTCATTCCCACAACGGCCCAGAAAACGACTGTGTCCGGACCGGAAGACAAAATCCACGCCTCGAACATGGAGTTGAACAGAGCCCCAGCGAAGAATCCGAGTGATAACAGGTAGACGAACAAGTGTTCTCCCTGGGCATTTCTACCGTATGTTCGGATATATCCGAAGGCAGTGCCGAGAAGAAGAATGTAGAGAACGCCGCCGATGAGTCCGGTCTCTTCCACCACCGCCAGCACAGAGTTGCCCTTCTCGCGTGAGTAGTTCGAGAAGTTTTCAAGGTGCCAGTACTGGGAAGCTCCTATGCTGACTCCGAAGCCTGCTCCAAGTACGCCACCCTCCTTTGCTTTCTCGTACGAAGTCTTCATCTGTCCGGCGCGTGAGTTCATTGCGCTTTCAGATCGCTTCAACACGATGTCGCCATAAAACGTTTGTAGTAGAACACCCGGCTTAACGACATAGACGCCGAGTAGCAGGGCAAGGAAAACATAGATCGCCACGGCTTTGCGGCCCAGGTTAAGCGCTTGCAAGCTTGAGCAGCTTATGATGACGAGGGCTGCAAGCGACGCCCTGCTGCGGCTTTCGACGATGATGACCATCGCTGCCAATGACATCATCAGAAACGCCGTACGCCGCGCAAGAATCCGCCAGCAGGACCTCAGCTCGAATACGAGCCAAGGAAATGTGAACGCGATCACGGCCCCCAAGGTGTTGGAGTTCCCGGAGTAGCCACGGAAGAAGCCGCCGGAGTATCCATCTCCACGACCCAGCGAGACCACGGACGACAACACCACCGGAACCAGAATGAAGCCGAGCAGGTGAAACGGATTTCTGTCGATGCGGCCGACGAGGAAGCCGCCGACAAACACTGCCATCCAGAGCGTCATGACGACAGCCCACTTCAGGACGGTGAGCTCCGTATTCTCCGACCAGAACGAAGTCACGAACGCCCATGTAGCAAAAATGTACATGGCCGCCAGAACGCTTCGTGGTACGGAAGTTCGCAGCCTGACCGTCATCACAATCGTGGCCGGGACGAGTATCGCCTGCGCCGCGAACCTGCAATACGTCGCCGCCCTGCCCAATATGGGGAAGTTGGCCAGAGAAAATGCAATCAACGCCGCGAGGAAGACCCAGCGATAAGTTCTC
Above is a genomic segment from Clostridia bacterium containing:
- a CDS encoding bi-domain-containing oxidoreductase, whose product is MKQMFQSARTGQSTIVEVPAPALVPGHVLVANAASLVSAGTERIVIEFAEMNLLQKAKARPDLVRQVLDKARRDGLLTTLDAVRSRLDKPISLGYSSAGTVIAVGEGLSDIRVGDRVACSGMDHASHAEILSVPRLLVTPIPDGNVSFEAAAFTTIGAIAMHGIRLAEVNLGETVAVIGLGLIGLLTVQMLKAAGCDVVGIDLDAERCDLAKQCGADATATSASQFEALVSERTRGVGADSVIITAASSSNGPVELAGDIARSRAIVVAVGAIGTHLPRKTYYEKELDFRISRSYGPGRYDAEYEEKGHDYPISYVRWTESRNMQAFLALVAAGRVRVDSLITHRYGIDQATTAYDLITGKLPERFMGVLISYPGNVAISRRQDLPIAVAAMAGKSGAVRVGMLGAGLFATQILLPAMKKVAGVEFAGVCTATGGTGHHVASRFGFRYCATDEAELLADPKVDLMVIATRHGLHAQQVQAALRAGKHVFCEKPLCLDRDQLVSIAHTAAEANGSLLMVGYNRRFAPMAVELKRFFSDGREPIVAHYRVNAGAIPATHWVHDPVHGGGRIIGEVCHFVDFLMFVTGSEPVSVFASALPTTGTPPDNVAVTIRFANGSLGTVNYVSTGDRVFSKERVEVMGRNRVAVLDDFRQLELVRDGRSKSIKSRLRQDKGHQGEWQAFASACKGGVSPIAFRDIVAGTLATFAINDSLRENAPVAVNVDSFLAASL
- a CDS encoding glycosyltransferase family 2 protein — translated: MTARLTVLVPTFNEEVNLSQCLGSIMGWADQVFVVDSFSTDRTVEIARAMGATVVEHKFDGYADQKNWAMDTLPFRNEWLLILDADEYVTPELRDEIASLIAQDGNGCDGFYINRRFIFYDKWIKHCGWYPSWNLRLFRHALGRYESRPVDEHILLNGRTGFCQAEMIHRDLHDMTWWIAKHNHYASLNAIAYEQIERGESSESRIRPRLFGSQPERRRYLKENVWRHLPGRGLLYFVYMYFFCLGFLDGRMGFVFCAMHGIFEYFKVIKCWEAQHLDKLRPVQHEAIRESAPATANAGSVRSH
- a CDS encoding glycosyltransferase family 4 protein yields the protein MKPRLLVFLGRYLPGFKSGGPVRTISSMVELLAPHYDFFIVTLNSDSGNLKPYSTVITDQWNQVGKAKVFYVSTISLSALRQAVANVKPDVVYLNGYFSASSMKALLLRRFGLLGRVPVVLATRGDLAPGALGLKSLKKRTYIAVASKLGLYNRLLWQASSSREEADTQRLISQNGVADSAIHVAPDLACGYQAIAGERRKRSGHASFVTVSRIARMKNLPFTLDRLKDLRGQVTFDIFGPLEDKVLWAECEQKIRELPPNIVVRYHGSMEPQQVLAELAAREFFILPTLGENYGHVIIDGASAGCPVIISDRTQWRHLAQQGFGWDIPLDDPDQWRTVLQYCIDMDVGDYQRLSARAAEFGRTVMTSSATLQANIGLFERALVRTSPSTPSNAAHAAKVGR
- a CDS encoding GNAT family N-acetyltransferase is translated as MSSARAIAQTQSLRAIQVLDEAHWNELLRAFSTPHPMQTWQWGEAKQIVGERVERWCVMACDAPILLAQTFLKSRAWLPINIAWVPRGPIYEDKYLAAKAIKILGREFRLRACRAIVVQPYSLELANRPSLLRRIPAQRDFTFVVDLDASLDATERLLRNKGMNRFNREAGVIVEDSSDDAVEPLIDLYAALAQRKQFRPYGGAALIRSVWKTFRTPEQADVAAHCFQADVHGKVAGSSLVLRVGCTAHYMWAAFDYELRNLGAGEAMQWEIMKRMRASGVRFYDLEGADQKNNPGVYKFKKKLGGTLIERPPMGFRLL
- a CDS encoding polysaccharide deacetylase family protein translates to MSNSLPRKRQLGRLVHALRSFQGSARYGIVLLYHTVGTTPRALPAAKFREQMAWLHANVAVIDLERLIAGDWPASPSGISCAITFDDGYAGVYKGAYPVLREHRFSATVYLTTAAIGATSSLSLDSFAGLYPDDSMLTWDQVKEMIANGIAVGSHLTAHRDLTSLSRTEADDELRKSKLEIEQRLGTECTSFAYPWGRYNQAATSAVRRAGYRSAVIAIHDRILAGTNSNPLEIPRAGVSPEYELQDFISVVTGDFDYLGYIQRIRRWRKS